Part of the Janibacter alkaliphilus genome is shown below.
GCGTCGATGCAGCTGTTGGAGCGCATGTAGGCGGTGTGCCCGTCGCCCTCGAGGGTCAGCAGCGCGGAGTCGGCGAGCTGCGCGTCCAGCCGCTCGGCCCACTCGTAGGGGGTGGCCGGGTCCCGGGTGGTGCCGACCACGAGGATCGGTGCGGCGCCCTCGGCGGCGATCTCACGCGGCTGCGAGACCGGCTCGATGGGCCACTCGCCGCACACCGACGACGTGCCGACCATGAAGCGACCCCAGATCGGGGCCTCCTCCTCGGCCCGCTCGATGAGCTCCTGCCGGGCATCCTCGCCGGTCTCCTCGGGGTGGTCGAGGCAGTTGACCGCGTAGATCGCCTCCATGATGTTGCTGCTGTAGCTGCCGTCGGCGTTGCGCCGGGCGTACTGCAGCGAGAGCTGGCCCAGCGGCTCGCCGTCGCCCTGCTGCACGGCGACCAGGGCGTCGTTGAGCTCGGACCACAGCCCCTGCTCGTACATCGCCTGGGCCACCCCGACCGTGCCCCAGCCCTCGGTGAGCTCGACCCCGCCGGCCCCGGGCAGCGGGTCGGCGTCCAGGCCCTCCAGCGTGGCGAGCATGGTGTCGATGACCTCCTGCTCGCTCTCCCCCAGCTCGCAGCCGTCCTCGACGCACGCCTGGGCCCACGCCCTGGTCGCCCGGTCGAAGCCGGTGGCCTGGCCGATGGTCTGCTCCGCGCTCGTCAGGTCGGGCGCCACCGCCCCGTCGAGGACGAAGCGGCCGACGTTCTCCGGGAAGAGCTCGGCGTAGACCGTGCCGAGGTAGGTGCCGTAGGACTTGCCGAGGTAGGTCAGCTGCCGGTCACCGAGCACGTGCCGCAGCACGTCCATGTCCCGGGCGACGTCCTCGGTCGCGACGTGCCCCAGCAGCTCGCCGGTCTCGGCCTGGCACTGCTCGCCGAGGTCGGCGGCGGCCTCCTGCGCGGCCGTCCGCTCGGCCTCGTCGTCGGGCGTGGGGTCCATGCCGAGGAAGTCGTCGAGCTCGCCGTCGGAGAGGCAGTCCACCGGCGCGGACCGCGACACCCCGCGCGGGTCGAAGCCGACGACGTCGTAGGCGCGCCGGACCTGGGGGCTGACGATGTAGTCGGCGTAGCGGGCGTAGTCGACGCCGGACCCGCCCGGCCCGCCGGGGTTGACCACGAGCGAGCCGATGGCGTCGCCGGTCGCCTCCGCCTTGAGCAGGGCCACCTCGATGGTCTCGCCGTCGGGCTCGTCCCAGTCCACCGGCACGGTCAGCTCGGCGCACTGCTCGCCGTCGCAGTCGCTCCAGCTCAGCTGCTGGTCGTAGATCTCCTCGGCTCCCTCGGGGATCGCCGCCTCTCCCGAGGCGATGCTCGTCGGCTCCGGCCCCTCGTCCTCGAAGACCGAGCACCCGGCGACCGCCACGAGCGCCGCGACGGTGGTGCCAGCGAGCAGACCGCGCCCGACGCGGCGACCGGCGCGACGACTCGCGCGGTGAGGACGACGAGGGTGAGGCATGGCGCCGACGGTACCCGCGGCGGACGACGGGGAGGGTCAGCGGTCGCCGGTGGCAGGCACCTGCAGCGAGACGGCCATCGCCTCCAGCGCCAGCAGCGGGGCGACGTTGGCGTCGATCCGCTCCCGGGCCAGCCCGATCGCCTCCATGGCCAGCAGCAGGCCGTCCTCGTCGAAGCCCCGGGCCACCTGCTCGATGATCGCCCGGGCGTCCTCGTTGACCAGCGGCACCCGGCTGCCGGTGCGCAGCACCAGCGCGTCCCGGTAGGCGCTGAGCAGGTCGACCAGCGCCCGGTCGACCATGTCCCGGGTGAAGCGGGTCGCCCGGGTCTTCTGCTCCTTCTCCAGAGCGCTGAGCTGGCCGCGCACGTGCGGCGGCTGGGTGCGCGCCGACGGATCCGCACCGAGGGTCTCCAGCAGCCGGGTCCGCTCGCTCGCCGCCCGGTCCTGCAGGGTGCGGTCGCGCTCCTGCTCGGCGATCTGCACCAGGTCGACGGCCGCCCCGACGGCGTCGGAGACCCCGTGCACCCGGGCGGCGATCGCCAGGGTGTCCCGGCGCCGGATGCGTGCCCCCTCGTCGGTGGCCAGCCTGCGGGCCATGCCGATGTGGCTCTGCGCCGCCCGCGCGGCATAGGTCGCCATCCCCGGCTCGATCCCGTCGCGCCGGTGCAGCAGCTCGGCCACCGCGTCCACCGGCGGGGTGCGCAGCCGCACGTGCCGCGCCCGGCTGCGGATGGTCACCAGCACGTCCTCGAGGCTGGGCGCGCACAGCAGCCACACGGTGCGCGGGGTGGGCTCCTCCAGCGCCTTGAGCAGGGCGTTGCCGGACTGCTCGGTGAGCCGGTCGGCGTCCTCGACGAGCACGATCCGGTAGCGGCCCACCGAGGGCGCCCGGCCCGCCAGCTGCACGAGGTCACGGGTCTCGCGCACCCCGATGGACAGCGCCTCGGTGGCCAGCACGTCGACGTCGGCGTGGGTGCCGTCGAGCGCCGTGGTGCACTCCCGGCACCGCCCGCAGCCGCCCTGCGGGCACAGCAGCGCCCCGGCGAAGGCGCGGGCCGCCACCGAGCGCCCGGAACCGGGTGGACCAGTGAAGAGCCAGGCGTGGGTCATCGCCGTGGGGTCCCCCACGGCGCGCTGCAGCGCGGTCACCACGTCGGGCTGGCCGACGACGTCGCGCCACACCCCGTCCTCCGGCACGGCCGCGCTCACGAGAGCCACCCCCGGTCCCGAAGGGCGCCGAGCACCTGCTCGTGCAGGGTCGCCACCGCCAGCGTCCCGTCGAGGACGACGTAGCGCTCCGGAGCCGCCGCCGCGGCGTCGAGGAAGTGCTGCCGCACCGACTCGTGGAAGACGTCGGCCTCGCGCTCGAGCCGGTCGTGCTGCTCACCGCGGCGACGGCGCCCCTCGCCGGCGGCGACGTCGACGACCACGGTGAGGTCGGGCACGAGGTCGCCGACGGCCCACCGCTGCAGCCGGTCGACCTCGTCGGCACCGAGGTCGCGTCCGGCGCCCTGGTAGGCGACCGAGCTGTCGGTGTAGCGGTCGGTGACCACGACCGCGCCGCGGGCCAGCGCCGGGGCCACCAGCTCGGTGACGTGCTGGGCCTTGTCGGCGGCGAAGATCAGCGCCTCGGCCCGCGGGCTGACGTGCCCGCCGTGCAGCACGAGGTCGCGCAGCGCCACGCCGAGCTCGGTCCCGCCGGGCTGCCGGGTGGTCACCACCTCGCGCCCCTGGTCCCGCAGCGCCCGCGCGAGCAGCCGGGCCTGGGTGGACTTGCCGGCACCGTCCCCGCCCTCGAAGGCGATGAAGAGACCCGGCGCGGGGTCCGGGTCGGGCAGGCGTGGGCTCACGCCGACGAGCCTAGGCGAGGCCTCTGTCAGCGCGCGCGCAGCCGTCGTCGTCGCAGGTCATGGACCCGCTGGCGAGGGCACTCCCCGCCACCTCGCGGCAGGTCACGAAACGGTCGCAATACCCGCCCCCGGCTAGGGATTCGGGTCGGACCCCGGTATCAACGGTCGGAGGCAGGACCGACCACCCACCCGCCGCGGCGTCCCTCGGACGACGCGCGTCACAGGAGCGAGCGCGTATGAGGGAGTTCTTCCAGGACATGGGGGTGTTCGTCGGCGACCGGTGGGAGGACATCCTCTACCGCAGCTACCAGCACACCTCGCTGGTCGTGCAGTGCCTCGTCCTGGCGACGATCATCGCCATCGCCGTGGCCCTGCTGGTCACCCGGGTCCCCCGGCTGCAGCCGGCCGCGAACATGATCAGCGCGGTCGGCCTGACCATCCCCTCCTTCGCGCTCATCGGCATGATGCTCGGACTCGTCGGCATCGGGGTGATCCCCTCGGTCATCGCCGTGACCTTCTACGCGACCCTGCCGATCCTGCGCAACGCCGTGGTCGGCCTCATGGGGGTCGACAAGGGCCTCATGGAGTCCGCCCAGGGCATGGGGATGAGCAGCGCCGGGCGCTTCCTGCGGGTGCAGCTGCCGTTGGCCTGGCCGGTGATCATGACCGGCATCCGGGTCTCCGCCCAGATGTCCATGGGGGTCGCGGCGATCGCCGCCTTCGCCCTCGGCCCCGGGCTGGGCCAGTACATCTACACCGGGCTGGCCCAGATCGGCGGCGCCAACGCCGTGAACTACGCCCTCGTCGGCACCATCGGCATCGTCATCCTGGCGCTGCTGCTCGACGCCATCCTCCTCCTCGTGAGGCGCCTGACCACCTCGAAGGGAATCCGCGCATGAGCACCAGCACCAACCACCAGGCCGGGGCGGCTGCGGCGCGCAGCGGCGACGGCCGCTCGGTCAGCGGCGCCGAGATCGTCTTCGACGGCGTCACCAAGCGCTACACCGCCGGCGGCGCCCCGGCCGTGGACAACCTCTCGCTGACCGTCCCCGCCGGGCAGATCGTCATGTTCGTCGGCCCCTCGGGCTGCGGCAAGACGACCTCGCTGAAGATGATCAACCGGCTGCACGAGCCCACCGAGGGCACGATCACCATCGACGGCGAAGACATCCGGTCCAAGAACGCCACCGAGCTGCGCCGCTCGGTCGGCTACGTCATCCAGGGCGGCAGCCTCTTCCCGCACATGTCGGTCAAGGACAACATCGGTCTCGTCCCCGGCCTGCTGAAGTGGGACAAGCAGAAGATCTCCGAGCGCGCCGACGAGCTGCTCGACCTCGTCGGGCTGGACCCCTCCCGCTACCGCGACCGCTACCCCCGCGAGCTCTCCGGCGGCCAGCAGCAACGCGTCGGCGTCGCCCGCGGGCTGGCCGCCGACCCGCCGGTGCTGCTCATGGACGAGCCCTTCGGCGCGGTCGACCCGATCACCCGCCAGCGCCTGCAGGACGAGCTGATGAGCATCCAGGAGGAGCTGCAGAAGACCATCGTCTGCGTCACCCACGACATCGACGAGGCGATCAAGCTCGGCGACCGGATCCTCATCCTCCAGGAGGGTGCGCACGTCGCCCAGTACGACACCCCCGAGTCGATCCTCGCCGCGCCGGCGAACTCCTTCGTCGAGGACTTCATCGGCGCCGACTCCTCGCTCAAGCAGCTCTCGCTCATGCGGGTGAGCGACCTCGACCTGGCCAGCCCGGTGGTCGCCACGGTCGGCGACAACGGCGGCGACGCCGCCCGGGCCGCCCGCGCTGCGGGCCAGGACGGGGTGATCGTGCTGGATCGGCAGCGCCGCCCGGCCGCCTGGGTGAACCTGCGCGAGGCCGAGCAGACCGCCTCCCTCGGCGAGACCGGCCGCGACGTCGACGTCATCGACCACCGCGCCACCGTCAACGACGCCCTCGACTCGATGCTCGCCTCCTCGCACGGCGGCGTGCTCGTCACCGGCCGCCGGGACGAGTTCGTCGGGCTGCTGCAGTTCGACACGGTGACCGAGCACATCCGCTCGGTCACCGCCGAGGCCCGCCGCGCCAACCACGACGAGTACGCGATCACGACCGCCGAGGACGACCTCGTCGAGACCTCGGTCTCCGACGACTCCGGCGACTCCGGCGACGGGGGTGACCCGCAGTGAGCGAGCAGGCCACCGAGCCCGAGAGCCGGGCGCCGGAGACCGGCAGCAACTTCGGGCTGCTCGTCGGCCTGCCGATCATGTGTGCCGTCATCCTCGGCGCCTGGGCGCTCTGGCGGCAGACCGCCGAGCTGGACGACGTCGCCGCCCGGCCGCTGGCCTGGGACAACGTCATCGAGCTCACCCAGCAGCACATCGAGCTGACCCTCGTCGTGACGGTCGTCGTCGTCTGCACGGCGATCCCTCTCGGGGTCATGCTGACCCGACCCCGCTTCCGCTTCCTCAGCGGGCCGGTGGTCGCCGTCGCCAACGCCGGCCAGGCGGCCCCGGTCATCGGTCTCATCGTGCTGCTGGCGATGTGGCTCAGCTTCGGCTTCTGGACCGCCGTGCTGGCGCTGAGCATCTACGCCTTCCTGCCGGTGCTGGCCAACACCATCGTCGGCCTGCAGCAGGTGGACCCGACCCTCGTCGAGGCCGCCCGCGGCATGGGCATGTCCGGACAGGGGGTGCTGCGCCGGGTCGAGCTGCCGCTGGCACTGCCGGTGATCATGGTCGGCGTGCGCACCGCGCTGGTGCTGGCGGTCGGCACCGCCTCCTTCGGCTTCCTCATCAACGCCGGCGGGCTGGGCTCGCTCATCGACGTCGGCGTCGACCTCTACCGCAGCGAGGTGCTCATCAGCGGCGGCCTGCTCATCGCCGTGCTGGCGCTGCTCATCGACTGGGCCGGCCGCGTGCTGGAATTCTTCGCCACCCCGAAGGGACTCCGATGACCACCCGCCGCTCGTCGCTGACCCGCCTCCCGCTGGACCGCCGCGGCTTCCTGCTCGGCGTCGGCGGCCTGTCCACCCTCGCCCTGACCGGGTGTGGCCTGGGCACCGCCGCCGGCTTCTCCGCCTCCGGCGAGCTGGCCGGCCCGGTCGCCGACATCGACCTCGAGGGCCTGGAGATCGGGGTCGGCTCGAAGAACTTCACCGAGCAGATCATCATCGGCAAGATGGCGGTGATCCTGCTGAAGTCGGCCGGGGCCACCGTGCAGGACCTCACGAACATCCCCGGCTCGGCCACCGCACGCGAGGCGATGCTGCAGGACGACGTGCAGATGCAGTGGGAGTACACCGGCACCGCGTGGATCGCCTACCTCGGCGAGAGCGACCCGATCGCCGACGAGCGGGGTCAGTATGAGGCGGTCCGCGACCGCGACCTCGAGGAGAACGGGCTGGTCTGGCTGGAACCGGCGCCGATGAACAACACCTACGGCTTCGCCGCGAAGGCCTCGAAGGCCGAGGAGCTGGGGATCACCAAGCTCTCCGAGCTCAAGGACCTCTCCACCGAGGAGCTGAGCTTCTGCGTGGAGTCGGAGTTCAACAGCCGCAACGACGGCATGGACCCGATGCTGCAGACCTACGGCCTGGAGCGCGGCAGCGACATCCCCGGCAACCAGATCAAGGTCTTCGACACCGGCGCGATCTACGCCGCCACCGACCAGGGCGAGTGCAACTTCGGCGAGGTCTTCACCACCGACGGGCGGATCAAGGCGCTCGACCTGGTGGTGCTCGAGGACGACGAGGAGTTCTTCCCGAAGTACAACGTCTCGCCGGTCTTCACCCAGGAGGTCATCGAGGAGTACCCGCAGCTGCGCGAGCTCTTCAACCCGGTCTCGGCCGAGCTGACCGACGACCTGCTCATCGAGCTCAACGCGCGGGTCGACGTCGACGGCGAGGAGCCCTCCGAGGTGGCCATGGACTGGTTGACCCAGGCCGGCTTCGTCACCGAGTGACCGGCTGAACCCTCCGGGGCGCGACCCCGACGGCGCTAGGTTGGGCGGCATGCCCTTCCACGACGAGACGTGCCGCGCCCTGGACGATCTGGCGGCCACCGCCCAGCGGGACGGCCGGGTGCCCGGCCTGGTCGCCGGCGTCGCCCGCGCCGGGGTGCTGCAGTGGTCCCGGGGCATCGGCAGCCGCGACCTCGACCTCTCCCCCGACGACCCCGGGGGCGCTCCCGGACGCCGGCACCCAGTACCCGGTCGCCAGCATCTCCAAGACCTTCACCTCCGTGCTGGTGATGATGCTCCGCGACGAGGGAGGGCTCGACCTCGACGACACCGTCGAGACCCACCTGCCCGGCAGCACCCAGGGCGGGGTCACCGTGCGCCAGCTGCTGGCGCACACCTCGGGGATGCAGCGGGAGCCGGTGAACGGCCCCTTCGAGCACATGGTCATGCCCGAGCGCGCGGAGATCGTCAGCGGCTGGGACGAGGCGCAGCGGGTCGGGCGGCCGCACGACCGCTGGCACTACTCCAACCTCGGTTTCGCCGTGCTCGGCGAGATCGTCGCGCGCCTGGAGGGCCGCCCGTGGCCCGAGGTGGTCCGCGACCGGCTGACCCGGCCCCTGGAGATGGGACGGACCGGCACCCGGCCGCAGGAGCCGCGGGCGAAGGGGTACTACGTGCCACCCTTCACCGACGTCCCGCTGCCGGAGCCTGACGTCGATGCCAAGGGCCTCGACCCGGCCGGCGGGCTGCGCTCTACCGCCACCGACCTCTCCCGGTGGGGCGGCTTCCTCGCCGAGCCGGACGCGGAGATCCTCTCCCCCGACACCCTCGAGGAGATGTGCCAGCCGCAGGTGATGGCCGACCCGCGGGGATGGACCCTGGCCTGGGGGCTGGGCCTGCAGCTGCTGCGGCACGAGGGGCGTACCTGGGTGGGGCACACCGGGGGCTGGCCCGGCTCGGTGACCGGCTGCTTCACCGAGCGGGAGAGCGCGACGACGGCGGTGCTGCTGATGAACGCCACGACGCCGGTGGCGCCGGCCACCGCCGCCGCCGGGATGGGCACGCTGGCGATCGAGCGGGAGCCGGTCGACCCGCAGCCGTGGACACCCGGCACCGCGGTCCCGGAGCAGCTGGCCCCGCTGCTGGGGCACTGGTACACCGAGGGCA
Proteins encoded:
- a CDS encoding serine hydrolase domain-containing protein, encoding MSKTFTSVLVMMLRDEGGLDLDDTVETHLPGSTQGGVTVRQLLAHTSGMQREPVNGPFEHMVMPERAEIVSGWDEAQRVGRPHDRWHYSNLGFAVLGEIVARLEGRPWPEVVRDRLTRPLEMGRTGTRPQEPRAKGYYVPPFTDVPLPEPDVDAKGLDPAGGLRSTATDLSRWGGFLAEPDAEILSPDTLEEMCQPQVMADPRGWTLAWGLGLQLLRHEGRTWVGHTGGWPGSVTGCFTERESATTAVLLMNATTPVAPATAAAGMGTLAIEREPVDPQPWTPGTAVPEQLAPLLGHWYTEGSHLVLSVRQGQLEARLAAAPRSAPPAVFTEVAPDRYRTVSGRERGEPLVVVRGSDGGVSHLLWATYRVTREPLTFDAPL
- a CDS encoding ABC transporter permease gives rise to the protein MSEQATEPESRAPETGSNFGLLVGLPIMCAVILGAWALWRQTAELDDVAARPLAWDNVIELTQQHIELTLVVTVVVVCTAIPLGVMLTRPRFRFLSGPVVAVANAGQAAPVIGLIVLLAMWLSFGFWTAVLALSIYAFLPVLANTIVGLQQVDPTLVEAARGMGMSGQGVLRRVELPLALPVIMVGVRTALVLAVGTASFGFLINAGGLGSLIDVGVDLYRSEVLISGGLLIAVLALLIDWAGRVLEFFATPKGLR
- a CDS encoding alpha/beta hydrolase, with product MPHPRRPHRASRRAGRRVGRGLLAGTTVAALVAVAGCSVFEDEGPEPTSIASGEAAIPEGAEEIYDQQLSWSDCDGEQCAELTVPVDWDEPDGETIEVALLKAEATGDAIGSLVVNPGGPGGSGVDYARYADYIVSPQVRRAYDVVGFDPRGVSRSAPVDCLSDGELDDFLGMDPTPDDEAERTAAQEAAADLGEQCQAETGELLGHVATEDVARDMDVLRHVLGDRQLTYLGKSYGTYLGTVYAELFPENVGRFVLDGAVAPDLTSAEQTIGQATGFDRATRAWAQACVEDGCELGESEQEVIDTMLATLEGLDADPLPGAGGVELTEGWGTVGVAQAMYEQGLWSELNDALVAVQQGDGEPLGQLSLQYARRNADGSYSSNIMEAIYAVNCLDHPEETGEDARQELIERAEEEAPIWGRFMVGTSSVCGEWPIEPVSQPREIAAEGAAPILVVGTTRDPATPYEWAERLDAQLADSALLTLEGDGHTAYMRSNSCIDAAVDDYLLTGELPAPDARTCSS
- a CDS encoding DNA polymerase III subunit delta', translated to MSAAVPEDGVWRDVVGQPDVVTALQRAVGDPTAMTHAWLFTGPPGSGRSVAARAFAGALLCPQGGCGRCRECTTALDGTHADVDVLATEALSIGVRETRDLVQLAGRAPSVGRYRIVLVEDADRLTEQSGNALLKALEEPTPRTVWLLCAPSLEDVLVTIRSRARHVRLRTPPVDAVAELLHRRDGIEPGMATYAARAAQSHIGMARRLATDEGARIRRRDTLAIAARVHGVSDAVGAAVDLVQIAEQERDRTLQDRAASERTRLLETLGADPSARTQPPHVRGQLSALEKEQKTRATRFTRDMVDRALVDLLSAYRDALVLRTGSRVPLVNEDARAIIEQVARGFDEDGLLLAMEAIGLARERIDANVAPLLALEAMAVSLQVPATGDR
- the tmk gene encoding dTMP kinase — its product is MSPRLPDPDPAPGLFIAFEGGDGAGKSTQARLLARALRDQGREVVTTRQPGGTELGVALRDLVLHGGHVSPRAEALIFAADKAQHVTELVAPALARGAVVVTDRYTDSSVAYQGAGRDLGADEVDRLQRWAVGDLVPDLTVVVDVAAGEGRRRRGEQHDRLEREADVFHESVRQHFLDAAAAAPERYVVLDGTLAVATLHEQVLGALRDRGWLS
- a CDS encoding ABC transporter permease, which translates into the protein MGVFVGDRWEDILYRSYQHTSLVVQCLVLATIIAIAVALLVTRVPRLQPAANMISAVGLTIPSFALIGMMLGLVGIGVIPSVIAVTFYATLPILRNAVVGLMGVDKGLMESAQGMGMSSAGRFLRVQLPLAWPVIMTGIRVSAQMSMGVAAIAAFALGPGLGQYIYTGLAQIGGANAVNYALVGTIGIVILALLLDAILLLVRRLTTSKGIRA
- a CDS encoding ABC transporter ATP-binding protein; protein product: MSTSTNHQAGAAAARSGDGRSVSGAEIVFDGVTKRYTAGGAPAVDNLSLTVPAGQIVMFVGPSGCGKTTSLKMINRLHEPTEGTITIDGEDIRSKNATELRRSVGYVIQGGSLFPHMSVKDNIGLVPGLLKWDKQKISERADELLDLVGLDPSRYRDRYPRELSGGQQQRVGVARGLAADPPVLLMDEPFGAVDPITRQRLQDELMSIQEELQKTIVCVTHDIDEAIKLGDRILILQEGAHVAQYDTPESILAAPANSFVEDFIGADSSLKQLSLMRVSDLDLASPVVATVGDNGGDAARAARAAGQDGVIVLDRQRRPAAWVNLREAEQTASLGETGRDVDVIDHRATVNDALDSMLASSHGGVLVTGRRDEFVGLLQFDTVTEHIRSVTAEARRANHDEYAITTAEDDLVETSVSDDSGDSGDGGDPQ
- a CDS encoding glycine betaine ABC transporter substrate-binding protein, whose protein sequence is MTTRRSSLTRLPLDRRGFLLGVGGLSTLALTGCGLGTAAGFSASGELAGPVADIDLEGLEIGVGSKNFTEQIIIGKMAVILLKSAGATVQDLTNIPGSATAREAMLQDDVQMQWEYTGTAWIAYLGESDPIADERGQYEAVRDRDLEENGLVWLEPAPMNNTYGFAAKASKAEELGITKLSELKDLSTEELSFCVESEFNSRNDGMDPMLQTYGLERGSDIPGNQIKVFDTGAIYAATDQGECNFGEVFTTDGRIKALDLVVLEDDEEFFPKYNVSPVFTQEVIEEYPQLRELFNPVSAELTDDLLIELNARVDVDGEEPSEVAMDWLTQAGFVTE